Proteins encoded in a region of the Solanum dulcamara chromosome 9, daSolDulc1.2, whole genome shotgun sequence genome:
- the LOC129903710 gene encoding uncharacterized protein LOC129903710 has protein sequence MGWDPPPDIKKFRSKDGIEDFIYTNVMQIVSSPNSNYSSSNHQKSEMSTVHISEKELMNVQRIIDLQKNGLLRVKLNTGIAISTHKATVPSESRSQNQRGSGVIRANIHTGVYPPGHGATDGIVFTRRTNSGEEKGGGAGGPASIMDQSQCQIISHDMEQLQNTKRDLESSPKHLNIACNTVNSGDAGAPANYRVRDQCQKDHNGGVHLPSHLRYFKSSQTSSHSKIRQEDCGGAGAPGLVHDPLNDNNIDHNVKKQNHHISGAHAAAGIFTPSNLITKDYNMLKSSGDHANEYPGTAGNTSMQNDIVPSTSSMLKSIGTQLQSNENEHHGVVIDCSIQGKEGYIQNDASNMFKYSNDVPTATQGREDYIQKDAGNKFKSSNVVPTTIQNQGTNTPNLIAAHKKNTPNQHNFPKISSNFDKPNQNHQETKLVPNKSQPNEHNLITNSASLRVSNNFEVFNPNNHKRDQNSHPPSRKNLVAKNNNQIRAPNPNTPNPPNPIVTHTLATRLRAQEAVQNTLIGISAPAITTK, from the exons atggggtgggacccacctccggaCATCAAAAAATTTCGTTCAAAAGATGGAATCGAAGATTTCATCTATACGAACGTAATGCAAATTGTATCATCTCCAAACTCCAACTATAGCTCCTCCAATCATCAAAAATCAGAAATGAGCACTGTTCATATATCTGAGAAAGAGCTGATGAATGTTCAACGAATTATTGATTTGCAGAAGAATGGATTGCTACGAGTTAAACTAAATACAGGAATT GCGATTTCTACGCACAAAGCCACAGTACCATCGGAATCGCGATCTCAAAATCAAAGGGGCTCAGGTGTTATTCGAGCCAATATACATACTGGGGTTTATCCCCCAGGTCATGGCGCCACTGATGGTATAGTTTTCACTAGAAGAACAAACTCCGGTGAAGAAAAGGGTGGCGGTGCTGGAGGTCCAGCGAGTATAATGGATCAAAGTCAATGCCAAATTATTTCTCATGATATGGAGCAGCTTCAGAACACCAAGCGCGACCTCGAATCCTCACCAAAACACTTGAATATCGCCTGCAACACTGTCAACAGTGGTGACGCTGGAGCTCCGGCCAATTATAGGGTGCGAGACCAATGTCAAAAGGACCACAATGGTGGTGTGCACCTTCCCAGCCACCTAAGGTACTTCAAATCTTCACAAACAAGCTCACATTCAAAAATTCGTCAAGAGGACTGtggtggtgccggagctccTG GCTTAGTTCATGATCCTcttaatgataataatatagaTCACAATGTGAAGAAACAAAATCATCACATAAGTGGTGCACATGCAGCTGCAGGTATTTTTACTCCCTCTAATTTGATTACTAAAGATTATAATATGTTGAAATCTAGTGGTGATCATGCAAATGAATACCCTGGTACTGCTGGTAATACTTCTATGCAAAATGATATTGTCCCTTCCACAAGTAGTATGCTAAAATCCATTGGAACTCAATTGCAATCTAATGAAAATGAGCACCATGGTGTTGTGATAGATTGTTCAATACAGGGGAAGGAAGGTTATATTCAAAATGATGCTAGCAATATGTTTAAGTATAGTAATGATGTACCTACCGCTACTCAAGGGAGGGAAgattatattcaaaaagatgCTGGCAATAAGTTTAAGTCCAGTAATGTTGTACCTACTACTATTCAGAACCAAGGCACTAACACTCCCAACCTTATAGCAGCTCATAAGAAGAACACTCCAAACCAGCACAATTTTCCTAAAATCTCTAGTAACTTTGATAAGCCAAATCAAAACCACCAAGAAACTAAGTTAGTACCTAATAAATCCCAACCAAATGAACACAACTTAATTACCAACTCTGCCTCATTGAGAGTTTCTAACAACTTTGAGGTTTTTAATCCTAACAATCATAAAAGAGATCAAAACAGCCATCCACCAAGTAGGAAAAATCTTGTCGCCAAAAATAATAACCAAATTAGAGCTCCTAATCCAAATACTCCTAATCCTCCAAATCCTATTGTGACTCATACACTTGCAACCAGACTTAGAGCCCAAGAGGCTGTACAAAATACTCTTATAGGTATCTCTGCTCCTGCAATCACCACAAAGTAA